The Papaver somniferum cultivar HN1 chromosome 3, ASM357369v1, whole genome shotgun sequence genome includes a region encoding these proteins:
- the LOC113362204 gene encoding respiratory burst oxidase homolog protein C-like, producing MRSASAKMKQISERLMHLASCYKTNVLEHRLDRAKSASVFALKGLRFMSKTEGSPAGWMAVKKRFANLTALTDGRLHRSQFHECIGMREDSKKFALELFDALARRTDIRKESLNENELRAFWKELSNENFDSRLQTFFAMIDKDADGRIKQEEIEEMITLSATTNKLLKIDKEQAKEYALFIMELLDTDNSGYIMVEDLKILLLQSPRQMVGGDVSEDLSKVLTEMLNHNKLKRAKKRNPVSRLYQSNKYFFSDNWRRIWIFTLWLIIVFGLFIWRFIQYRNKAVYDIMGYCVCTAKGAGETLKFNMALILLPVCRNTITWLRKTKLGAVIPFDDNINLHKVIAVGITMGVALHAVSHLACDFPRLIHVSKDEYEPMKPFFGEDKPENYWLLLKGIEAVSGIVMVVLMAIAYIFATPWFRRSRITLPWPFSRLIGFNTFWYSHHLFIIVYALLIVHGIKLYLTKEWYSKTTWMYLAVPVALYSCERLTRALRSSINPVKIRKIVIYPGNVLTLHTSLPRGFRYKSGQYMFIKCSNVSPFEWHPFSITSAPAEDYLSVHIQTVGDWSRKLKKVLSKECHPPIRDPSGLRMADFMHVGNSCSFPVPEVQIDGPYGAPAQDYMKYEVVLLVGSGIGATPMISIIKDIVSKTKAEDIEASYKTIRLETTKKNKIKTFKTQKAYFYWITREQNSFDSFKEVMNEVVEIDAQNVIEIHNHCTSVYERGDARSAVIAMLQSLNHAVTGVDVVAGTHVKSHFGRPNWSEVYKTIAVKHRGSRVGVFYCGVPAPVDELRQLASDFTREGTTKFDFHKENF from the exons ATGAGAAGTGCTTCTGCAAAAATGAAACAAATTTCCGAACGGCTTATGCATCTTGCTTCATGTTACAAAACTAACGTGCTTGAACATCGTTTAGACCGCGCTAAATCTGCAAGTGTGTTTGCCTTGAAAGGACTCAGGTTCATGAGTAAAACAGAAGGTAGTCCAGCTGGGTGGATGGCTGTTAAGAAAAGGTTTGCTAATTTAACAGCTTTAACAGATGGTCGATTACACCGTTCGCAATTCCATGAATGTATAG GGATGAGAGAAGATTCCAAAAAGTTTGCTCTGGAACTTTTCGATGCCCTCGCTAGGAGAACAGATATTAGAAAAGAATCACTTAATGAGAATGAATTGAGAGCATTCTGGAAAGAACTATCAAATGAAAACTTCGATTCTAGGCTTCAGACTTTCTTTGCCAT GATTGACAAAGATGCTGACGGAAGGATCAAgcaagaagaaatcgaagag ATGATAACTCTTAGCGCTACCACAAACAAGCTCTTGAAAATTGACAAGGAACAAGCAAAAGAATATGCTCTCTTTATCATGGAATTACTTGATACCGACAACTCAGGTTACATCATG GTAGAGGATCTAAAGATCCTACTGTTGCAATCTCCAAGACAGATGGTTGGAGGAGATGTGAGTGAAGACTTAAGCAAAGTTTTAACCGAGATGTTAAACCACAATAAACTTAAACGTGCAAAAAAGAGAAATCCAGTTAGTAGATTGTACCAGAGTAATAAGTACTTCTTCTCAGATAATTGGCGAAGGATTTGGATATTCACTCTTTGGCTTATCATCGTTTTCGGACTTTTTATTTGGAGGTTCATTCAATATAGAAACAAAGCGGTGTATGACATCATGGGTTATTGTGTTTGCACTGCTAAGGGTGCTGGTGAAACTCTGAAGTTCAATATGGCTTTAATCTTACTACCAGTCTGTCGCAACACTATCACCTGGCTCAGAAAGACCAAGTTAGGTGCTGTCATTCCGTTTGACGATAATATAAATCTCCATAAG GTAATCGCGGTTGGAATTACTATGGGGGTTGCATTACACGCAGTGTCTCATTTAGCTTGTGACTTCCCTCGTCTCATTCACGTTTCTAAAGATGAGTATGAACCTATGAAGCCATTCTTTGGGGAAGATAAACCTGAGAACTACTGGTTGCTTCTGAAGGGGATAGAAGCTGTATCAGGAATCGTAATGGTGGTTTTGATGGCAATAGCATATATATTCGCCACACCATGGTTCAGACGCAGCAGAATAACCCTACCGTGGCCTTTCAGTCGGTTAATAGGATTCAATACATTCTGGTACTCTCACCACTTATTTATCATAGTCTACGCTCTTCTCATCGTTCATGGAATCAAGCTCTATCTTACTAAAGAATGGTATAGTAAAACG ACATGGATGTATTTGGCAGTCCCGGTTGCATTGTATTCTTGCGAAAGATTGACTAGAGCCCTAAGATCAAGCATCAATCCAGTTAAAATACGCAAGATTGTCATATATCCTGGAAATGTATTGACACTGCATACATCCCTACCACGAGGATTCAGATACAAGAGTGGGCAATACATGTTTATCAAATGTTCCAATGTTTCTCCCTTTGAATG GCATCCATTCTCAATTACATCAGCTCCAGCAGAAGACTATTTGAGTGTTCACATACAAACTGTCGGAGACTGGTCAAGAAAGCTCAAAAAAGTTTTGTCTAAG GAGTGTCATCCCCCAATAAGAGACCCAAGTGGACTTCGTATGGCAGATTTCATGCATG TTGGAAACTCATGCAGCTTCCCGGTCCCAGAAGTGCAAATAGACGGTCCTTATGGTGCACCAGCACAAGACTACATGAAATACGAGGTAGTGTTGTTGGTTGGATCAGGGATTGGAGCTACACCGATGATAAGCATAATAAAAGATATTGTGAGCAAAACGAAAGCAGAAGATATTGAAGCATCCTATAAAACTATTAGACTGGAAACAACtaagaagaataaaataaaaacgtTCAAGACCCAGAAAGCTTACTTCTACTGGATAACCAGGGAACAAAACTCTTTCGACTCTTTTAAAGAGGTGATGAATGAAGTGGTCGAGATAGACGCTCAGAATGTCATTGAAATTCATAATCATTGCACTAGTGTATATGAAAGAGGTGATGCGAGGTCTGCTGTGATTGCTATGTTACAGTCGCTTAACCACGCCGTGACTGGTGTTGACGTAGTTGCTGGTACACATGTTAAGTCTCATTTTGGCAGGCCTAATTGGTCAGAAGTTTATAAGACGATTGCAGTCAAGCACCGAGGTTCACGAGTTG GAGTTTTCTACTGCGGAGTTCCAGCACCAGTAGATGAATTACGTCAGCTAGCATCAGATTTTACTCGCGAGGGAACTACCAAGTTTGATTTCCACAAAGAGAACTTctaa